One Solibacillus sp. R5-41 DNA segment encodes these proteins:
- a CDS encoding sensor histidine kinase KdpD — protein sequence MNRISRRLTFTFISQIVFVLVALAIGTIFFLVYVGMQLESEPELQQLSSSSNSTLRQTFSIENGKVLLDSNKISELEKRGEWLQIVDTHGKVLASSKLPSDVPSQYTPGQLVAFWQQSIPFPYELTISQEEKSGHTYFVLVGQKHDARQLAEKLALEWDGYQFSQRGEQLLKEANGALQIYSSSGEVIQKFGKVKKPKETLILDDLLGDEADNLRNNGGQYVYYDAEKQQTWVVEFASGAVMMAEDGDKTSYYIGKALLIYGVALILFIVATAFWYGKRFGQPFLYIVSLIQTLADGKYHEQDANKNGITLNRRGKMKRSYHLFREINNSLNDLKQKLEQNETLRKQIEQTREEWIVGVSHDLKTPLSSINGYAHVLESAPYNWSQEEFQRIGKTIREKSTFMSDLIDDLSLTYRLKNNALPMNRQIQEVNEIIRRAVIHFINDPQFTTYDISFYASEEPILYLLDMKWFTRIIDNMISNAIKHNPPRTKIDIIVQKESDNLFTVRINDSGNGMDQSTLDKLFERYYRGTNSEENTSGSGLGMSIAKQLTIAHGGEIFAYSKSGRGTTIVLNFYS from the coding sequence ATGAACCGAATTAGTCGTCGACTTACCTTTACTTTTATCTCGCAAATTGTTTTTGTATTGGTGGCTTTAGCAATTGGCACAATTTTTTTTTTAGTGTATGTTGGTATGCAATTAGAAAGTGAACCCGAATTACAGCAATTATCGAGTAGCAGCAATAGTACACTAAGGCAAACATTTTCGATAGAGAATGGCAAGGTGTTATTAGATTCAAACAAAATTTCTGAGTTAGAAAAAAGGGGAGAATGGTTACAAATAGTAGATACACACGGGAAAGTGTTGGCATCTTCCAAACTTCCATCGGATGTTCCTTCGCAATATACACCTGGCCAATTGGTAGCTTTTTGGCAGCAAAGCATTCCTTTTCCTTACGAGCTCACTATTAGTCAGGAGGAGAAAAGTGGACATACTTATTTTGTTTTAGTTGGTCAAAAACATGATGCGAGACAGCTTGCAGAAAAACTAGCATTAGAATGGGATGGCTATCAATTTTCTCAGCGAGGAGAACAGCTATTGAAAGAAGCAAATGGAGCATTACAAATTTATTCATCAAGTGGGGAAGTAATCCAAAAGTTTGGTAAAGTAAAAAAGCCTAAGGAGACACTCATTCTTGATGATTTACTCGGTGATGAGGCTGATAATCTTAGAAATAATGGTGGTCAATATGTATATTATGATGCTGAGAAACAGCAGACATGGGTTGTTGAGTTTGCGTCAGGAGCTGTGATGATGGCAGAAGATGGTGATAAGACATCATACTATATTGGGAAAGCACTTCTTATATATGGAGTAGCCCTTATTTTATTCATAGTAGCCACAGCATTTTGGTATGGCAAACGATTTGGGCAACCATTTCTTTATATTGTTAGTTTAATACAAACGTTGGCGGATGGTAAATATCACGAACAAGATGCTAACAAAAATGGTATTACACTAAATCGTCGTGGAAAAATGAAGCGTTCCTATCATTTATTTAGAGAAATTAATAATTCTCTGAATGATTTAAAACAGAAACTAGAGCAAAACGAAACGCTTCGTAAACAAATTGAACAAACTCGCGAAGAATGGATTGTTGGTGTCTCTCATGATCTAAAAACACCGTTATCTTCTATAAATGGCTATGCACATGTCCTTGAATCAGCACCTTACAATTGGTCACAAGAAGAATTTCAACGTATAGGAAAAACAATACGAGAGAAATCAACATTTATGTCTGACTTAATTGATGATTTAAGTTTAACGTATCGCCTGAAAAACAATGCATTACCCATGAATCGACAAATCCAAGAAGTGAACGAAATCATTCGAAGGGCCGTTATACATTTTATTAATGATCCTCAATTTACGACTTACGATATTTCTTTTTATGCTTCTGAAGAGCCGATATTGTACCTACTCGATATGAAATGGTTTACCCGTATAATTGATAATATGATTTCTAATGCTATTAAGCATAATCCACCCAGAACGAAAATTGATATTATTGTTCAAAAAGAAAGCGATAATCTCTTCACAGTTCGTATAAATGATAGTGGTAATGGGATGGATCAATCAACTTTAGATAAGTTATTTGAACGATACTATCGAGGAACTAACTCAGAGGAAAATACAAGTGGTTCAGGTTTAGGTATGAGCATAGCTAAACAGCTAACAATAGCCCATGGTGGGGAAATATTCGCATATAGCAAATCAGGAAGGGGAACTACGATTGTATTAAATTTCTACTCCTGA
- a CDS encoding ABC-F family ATP-binding cassette domain-containing protein, whose amino-acid sequence MIQVSGVGLRYGDRKLFDDVNIKFTPGNCYGLIGANGAGKSTFIKILSGDIEAQEGHVSMGKDERLSVLKQNHFEYDEFNVLDTVVMGNKRLWEVKAEKDAIYAKEEFSDEDGMRAAELEGEFADLNGWEAESEAATLLGGLGIGDELHYMMMADLEGSDKVKVLLAQALFGKPDVLLLDEPTNHLDIKAIKWLEEFLMNFENTVIVVSHDRHFLNKVCTHIADLDFGKIQVYVGNYDFWYESSQLAQKMAADQNKKKEEKIKELQAFVARFSANASKSSQATSRKKMLDKIELDDIKPSSRKYPFINFQIGREIGNDVLTVDGLTASHEGQNVFKDIRFNMNKEDKIILLGSPIAKSALMDILMERKEADAGTFKWGVTTSQSYFEMDHDQYFGGAERSLVEWLRPYSPEDETESFLRGFLGRMLFSGEEVKKSPGVLSGGEKVRCMLSKMMLNNANVLLLDEPTNHLDLESIQALNEGLIRFKGAMLFTSHDHQFIQTIANRVIEIREDGSILDKQLTYDEFLEWKDKEKIK is encoded by the coding sequence ATGATTCAAGTATCAGGTGTAGGTCTTCGCTATGGCGACCGTAAATTATTTGACGATGTAAATATTAAATTCACACCAGGAAACTGTTACGGCCTAATCGGTGCAAACGGTGCTGGTAAATCAACATTTATTAAAATTTTATCTGGTGATATCGAGGCGCAAGAAGGTCACGTATCAATGGGTAAAGATGAGCGTTTATCTGTCCTAAAACAAAACCACTTCGAATACGATGAGTTTAACGTATTAGATACAGTTGTTATGGGTAACAAACGTTTATGGGAAGTAAAAGCAGAAAAAGACGCTATCTATGCGAAAGAGGAATTTTCTGATGAAGATGGTATGCGTGCTGCTGAGCTTGAAGGCGAATTCGCAGACTTAAACGGTTGGGAAGCAGAATCTGAAGCCGCAACATTACTTGGCGGTTTAGGTATTGGCGATGAGCTACATTACATGATGATGGCTGACCTTGAAGGTTCGGACAAAGTGAAAGTATTACTTGCACAAGCATTATTCGGCAAACCAGACGTTTTACTTCTAGATGAGCCTACCAACCACTTAGACATTAAAGCAATTAAATGGTTGGAAGAATTCTTAATGAACTTCGAAAACACAGTAATCGTTGTTTCACATGACCGTCACTTCTTAAACAAAGTATGTACTCATATCGCTGACTTAGACTTCGGGAAAATCCAAGTTTATGTGGGTAACTATGATTTCTGGTATGAATCTTCACAGCTTGCACAAAAAATGGCTGCGGATCAAAACAAGAAAAAAGAAGAGAAAATTAAAGAGTTGCAAGCATTCGTTGCCCGTTTCTCTGCGAACGCTTCTAAATCAAGCCAAGCAACTTCTCGTAAAAAAATGTTGGATAAAATCGAGTTAGATGACATCAAGCCATCAAGCCGTAAATATCCATTCATCAACTTCCAAATTGGTCGTGAAATCGGGAATGATGTGTTAACAGTAGATGGTTTAACAGCTTCTCATGAGGGACAAAATGTATTCAAAGACATTCGCTTCAACATGAACAAAGAGGACAAAATCATTTTATTAGGTAGCCCTATTGCGAAATCTGCGTTAATGGACATTTTAATGGAACGCAAAGAAGCAGATGCGGGTACATTCAAATGGGGTGTTACGACATCTCAAAGCTATTTCGAAATGGATCATGACCAATATTTCGGCGGCGCTGAAAGATCACTAGTTGAATGGTTACGTCCTTACTCACCAGAAGACGAAACAGAAAGCTTCTTACGTGGCTTCCTAGGTCGTATGTTATTCTCTGGTGAAGAAGTTAAAAAATCTCCTGGCGTTCTTTCTGGGGGAGAAAAAGTACGTTGTATGTTATCGAAAATGATGTTAAACAATGCCAACGTATTATTACTAGATGAACCAACAAACCACTTAGACCTTGAGTCAATTCAAGCGCTAAATGAAGGTTTAATCCGCTTCAAAGGTGCTATGTTATTCACATCTCATGACCACCAATTCATCCAAACAATTGCAAATCGCGTAATTGAAATCCGTGAAGACGGTTCAATCCTTGATAAGCAATTAACGTATGATGAATTCCTTGAGTGGAAAGATAAAGAAAAGATTAAATAA
- a CDS encoding Type 1 glutamine amidotransferase-like domain-containing protein, with protein sequence MRQIIALGGGGFSMEPDNPLLDLYILKQVKKSKPQICFIPTASGDSDNYISKFYNFFNQLNCTPSHLSLFNPPTRDLESFILEKDIIYVGGGNTKNLLALWKEWGLDDILRKAWNQGVILAGLSAGSICWFEEGVTDSFGDGLEPIQCLGFLKGSNCPHYDSELERKPAYHNLIESKKIQSGIATDDGVAIHYKEHEISKIVSSRPNAKAYSVSFEQEVIESELQTVFLGSY encoded by the coding sequence ATGAGACAAATAATCGCGCTTGGTGGTGGAGGGTTTTCAATGGAACCAGATAATCCATTGTTAGATTTATATATATTGAAACAAGTTAAGAAATCTAAGCCTCAAATTTGCTTTATCCCTACTGCAAGCGGAGATTCTGATAATTACATATCAAAGTTTTATAATTTTTTTAATCAACTAAATTGTACTCCATCTCATCTTTCATTATTTAATCCTCCAACCAGGGATCTTGAAAGTTTTATTTTAGAGAAAGACATTATTTATGTAGGTGGTGGAAATACTAAAAATCTTTTAGCATTGTGGAAAGAATGGGGTTTAGATGATATTTTAAGAAAAGCCTGGAATCAAGGTGTTATTTTAGCTGGGTTGAGTGCAGGCTCCATTTGTTGGTTTGAAGAAGGCGTTACTGATTCATTTGGAGATGGACTTGAACCAATACAATGTCTAGGTTTCCTAAAAGGAAGTAATTGTCCGCATTACGATAGTGAGCTAGAGAGAAAACCTGCATATCACAATCTGATTGAATCAAAAAAAATACAATCAGGGATTGCGACAGATGATGGGGTTGCTATTCATTACAAGGAACACGAAATTAGTAAAATAGTTAGCTCAAGGCCTAATGCTAAGGCGTATAGCGTTTCTTTCGAACAGGAAGTTATAGAGTCAGAACTTCAAACAGTATTTTTAGGTTCTTATTAA
- a CDS encoding excalibur calcium-binding domain-containing protein: MKKLAMTFITSALLIGGTLAAPISTEAAAKKYANCTDLNKDYKGGIAKDNKVTNKGGKTKFAPTVSAELYKVNASKDRDKDGIACEK; this comes from the coding sequence ATGAAAAAGCTAGCAATGACATTTATTACAAGCGCTCTACTTATTGGAGGTACTCTTGCTGCCCCTATCTCAACAGAGGCAGCTGCAAAAAAATATGCAAATTGCACAGACTTAAACAAAGATTATAAAGGTGGCATTGCAAAAGACAATAAAGTTACAAATAAAGGCGGCAAAACAAAATTTGCACCAACTGTTTCAGCTGAATTATACAAAGTAAACGCATCTAAAGATCGTGATAAAGATGGGATTGCTTGTGAAAAGTAG
- a CDS encoding cold-shock protein: MKQGTVKWFNSEKGFGFIEVEGENDVFVHFSSIQGDGFKTLDEGQKVEFEVVDGNRGPQAANLTKI, from the coding sequence ATGAAACAAGGTACAGTAAAATGGTTTAACTCAGAAAAAGGTTTTGGTTTCATCGAAGTAGAAGGAGAAAACGACGTATTCGTACACTTCTCATCTATTCAAGGTGACGGCTTTAAAACACTAGACGAAGGTCAAAAAGTAGAATTCGAAGTTGTGGACGGCAACCGTGGTCCACAAGCAGCGAACTTAACTAAAATTTAA
- a CDS encoding DUF1033 family protein, with protein sequence MYKIIYIKADYEPWWQFDGWEEHIVSTHIFECEQQFKHSFTELISNFREKYENEACKHDRYFAFWSEDESEFCEACDEDAQIYHGIIIHSPEAISK encoded by the coding sequence ATGTATAAAATTATTTATATAAAAGCGGATTATGAGCCATGGTGGCAATTTGATGGGTGGGAAGAGCATATTGTTTCAACACATATATTTGAATGTGAGCAACAATTTAAACATAGCTTTACCGAACTCATCAGTAATTTTCGTGAAAAGTATGAAAATGAAGCGTGTAAGCATGACCGCTACTTCGCCTTTTGGTCAGAAGATGAAAGTGAATTTTGCGAGGCGTGTGATGAAGATGCACAAATTTATCATGGAATTATTATTCATTCACCGGAGGCCATTTCCAAATAA
- a CDS encoding ABC transporter permease codes for MVAIWKKEFIQSFRSVFSLITIGIFIAVSYYLSDFVSKSSLITGIEFAETGYVSGLVFLIYIMGFLFIFSLFHDTINRETESRTIRFLVTKTSRPSIILGKLLGIFSFWFVCLLASFSIIAFFSHQFYFKTFGSLFVMLAYIVALCVLMSCLIPKRSMSMFAGLLISIAIPTFGLWSLFSEKLWLKVIKFITPYHYMIEGGTWGWLIVLLFAAIMVVFSILSLHRRDL; via the coding sequence ATGGTTGCTATTTGGAAAAAGGAGTTTATTCAATCATTTCGCAGTGTCTTTTCACTCATTACGATTGGAATTTTTATTGCCGTTTCATATTACCTATCTGATTTTGTCTCAAAAAGCAGTCTCATTACTGGTATTGAATTTGCAGAAACTGGATACGTAAGTGGACTGGTATTTCTAATATATATAATGGGCTTTTTATTTATCTTTTCTTTATTTCACGACACAATTAATCGAGAAACGGAAAGCAGGACAATTCGATTCCTGGTAACAAAAACATCTAGACCATCTATTATTTTAGGCAAGTTATTAGGGATTTTTTCATTCTGGTTTGTTTGCTTACTAGCATCATTTAGTATCATCGCATTCTTTTCGCACCAGTTCTATTTCAAAACGTTCGGTAGCTTATTTGTTATGCTAGCGTACATTGTGGCTTTATGTGTGCTAATGTCTTGTCTCATTCCTAAGAGATCGATGTCTATGTTTGCAGGATTACTGATAAGTATTGCAATTCCTACTTTCGGTTTATGGAGCCTTTTCTCAGAAAAATTATGGTTAAAAGTCATAAAATTTATTACTCCATATCATTACATGATCGAAGGTGGGACATGGGGATGGCTTATTGTTCTGCTGTTTGCAGCAATTATGGTAGTTTTTTCGATACTCAGTCTTCATAGGAGGGATTTATAA
- a CDS encoding response regulator transcription factor codes for MNLHEVTILLVDDEPAILDMLQMVLNKEGFRQIDSASTAQEALMACERKRYDMILLDVMLPDKSGFDICPFIRETTDAPILFITAKNSDLEKLTGFAMGGDDYITKPFNPLEVVARMKAQLRRVKLYDDERTQNIFLNSFVYDFGRFQVNERAGELTVAGHVVSCPAQVYQLLLFFCKHPNQIFTKSQLYEAVWGDHSFGDDNTVTVHIGRIRERIEKDPKTPQFLLTIRGLGYKLIQKEVM; via the coding sequence ATGAATTTACATGAAGTTACCATTTTACTGGTTGATGATGAACCAGCCATTCTGGATATGTTACAGATGGTATTAAATAAAGAAGGTTTTAGACAAATTGATAGTGCAAGTACTGCACAAGAAGCGTTAATGGCATGCGAAAGGAAACGATACGACATGATTCTTTTGGATGTTATGCTGCCAGATAAGAGTGGCTTTGACATATGCCCATTTATTAGAGAGACGACAGATGCCCCGATTTTATTTATAACAGCTAAAAATTCAGATCTCGAAAAATTAACGGGCTTTGCAATGGGAGGTGATGATTACATTACAAAACCTTTTAACCCATTAGAAGTAGTAGCGAGAATGAAAGCACAACTACGCCGTGTTAAATTATATGACGATGAAAGAACACAGAACATATTTTTAAATTCATTTGTTTATGATTTTGGACGATTTCAAGTTAATGAGCGCGCAGGGGAATTAACAGTTGCGGGACATGTAGTTTCCTGTCCAGCTCAAGTGTATCAATTACTGTTATTTTTTTGTAAGCATCCAAATCAAATATTTACAAAAAGTCAGTTATATGAAGCTGTCTGGGGTGATCATAGCTTTGGTGATGATAATACGGTTACAGTCCACATTGGCCGTATTCGGGAGAGGATTGAAAAAGACCCAAAGACCCCTCAGTTTTTGTTAACTATAAGAGGACTTGGATATAAATTAATCCAAAAAGAGGTTATGTAA
- a CDS encoding TraB/GumN family protein has translation MRKMKKHVLATALGTTLIFTSVVPAIQAEQAVPDISPWAVETLHEGEKYGIFPMEWYYDGFRSTITEERLNSLLTLTEKKIAELNLPKNKKFKPAVVKGNTTRGDIINRLYNISAQYDVNASNDPVAYLQALQVLQGGEKGLMLDQKATTQQAALFASRLIKNTYAQYEKGAKGLAWIVEDEDTKIYLLGSIHVGVPDLYPMHPRLTDAFNESQGLFVEANLLDPKGAEYYSEKAMFTDGKTIQDAISEETYQKLEKVAQEFEIPMDELKYQKPWLISNSLALLTEDDTFGLSSQEMAMHGIDMQFLLSAMLQQKPIYELEGMQAQVNMFDSISAEAQEQTLSDVLDGLINPSKEKMGESNALLKEWFTSWKTGDAERFAKSFNATTGDQSEFNAMLFGKRDEDMAQKIATVLEEDEGTYFLVVGAGHFLVDKNIRYHLEKDGYKVVPFYQ, from the coding sequence ATGAGAAAAATGAAGAAACATGTGTTAGCCACAGCATTAGGGACTACGTTAATCTTTACTTCCGTAGTACCAGCAATTCAAGCAGAGCAAGCTGTGCCAGACATAAGTCCATGGGCTGTTGAAACACTCCATGAAGGGGAAAAGTATGGAATTTTCCCAATGGAATGGTATTATGACGGGTTTCGCTCGACGATTACAGAGGAGCGCTTAAATAGCTTACTCACATTAACGGAAAAAAAGATTGCAGAATTAAATTTACCGAAAAACAAAAAGTTTAAGCCTGCTGTTGTAAAAGGGAATACTACACGTGGAGATATTATTAATCGCTTATATAATATTAGTGCGCAATATGATGTCAATGCGAGCAATGACCCAGTCGCTTATTTACAAGCGCTCCAAGTATTACAAGGTGGAGAAAAGGGCTTAATGCTCGATCAAAAAGCGACAACACAACAAGCGGCTTTATTTGCCAGTCGTTTAATTAAAAATACGTATGCACAATATGAAAAAGGTGCAAAAGGTCTTGCGTGGATTGTGGAAGATGAGGATACGAAAATTTATTTATTAGGTTCAATTCATGTAGGTGTTCCTGATTTGTACCCAATGCATCCTCGATTAACAGATGCATTTAATGAGTCTCAAGGACTTTTTGTAGAAGCGAATCTGTTGGATCCTAAAGGCGCAGAATATTATTCTGAAAAAGCAATGTTTACAGATGGGAAAACGATTCAAGATGCTATAAGTGAAGAAACGTATCAGAAACTAGAAAAAGTGGCGCAGGAATTTGAGATACCAATGGACGAACTTAAGTATCAAAAACCATGGTTAATTTCAAATTCATTAGCACTTTTGACGGAGGATGATACATTTGGATTATCATCTCAAGAAATGGCGATGCATGGAATTGATATGCAGTTTTTATTAAGTGCGATGCTACAACAAAAACCGATTTACGAACTTGAAGGCATGCAAGCGCAAGTTAATATGTTTGATTCAATATCAGCAGAAGCACAGGAGCAGACTTTATCGGATGTGCTGGATGGTCTAATAAATCCTTCTAAAGAAAAAATGGGTGAAAGCAATGCATTATTGAAAGAATGGTTTACGAGCTGGAAAACAGGCGATGCGGAACGCTTTGCAAAAAGCTTTAACGCAACGACAGGCGATCAATCAGAGTTTAATGCGATGCTATTTGGTAAGCGCGATGAAGACATGGCCCAAAAAATTGCAACAGTTTTAGAAGAGGATGAGGGAACTTATTTCTTAGTAGTAGGGGCAGGTCACTTCTTAGTGGACAAAAATATTCGCTACCACTTAGAGAAAGATGGCTATAAAGTTGTGCCGTTTTATCAATAA
- a CDS encoding ABC transporter ATP-binding protein: protein MSVIETMDLKKSYHKNLVVRGINLQVQEGEIFGFLGRNGAGKTTFINMLTGIVLPTSGQFRILGVANNQLDRVKHKVGVLPDYTEFYANDTALEHLQFFASIQKHKVTRQQCMDLLEQVGLKDAIHVQTKKFSFGMKKKLGVAQAVIGNPDLIFLDEPTSGMDPESALEMQKFIRTLASQNKTIFMTSHNLNEVEKLCNRIAIMKKGIISGLGTIEQLQQQFQTTIETTIKLIPKNDTLYRHARDEIEAWTTVKYWDNQHFTAEIRDESDIARIVHSFCKVDTDILDIQTNRPSLEDIFMND, encoded by the coding sequence ATGTCTGTTATTGAAACAATGGATTTAAAAAAATCCTATCACAAAAATTTAGTTGTACGTGGCATTAATCTACAAGTACAAGAAGGAGAAATCTTTGGCTTTTTAGGCAGAAATGGTGCAGGAAAAACAACTTTCATCAATATGCTTACAGGGATTGTTCTTCCAACTAGTGGGCAATTTCGAATATTAGGTGTAGCAAATAATCAACTCGATCGTGTCAAACACAAAGTAGGTGTTCTTCCAGACTACACAGAATTTTATGCAAACGATACAGCTCTTGAGCATCTTCAATTTTTTGCAAGCATACAAAAACACAAAGTTACACGACAACAATGTATGGATCTATTAGAGCAGGTTGGATTAAAGGACGCTATTCATGTCCAAACAAAAAAATTCTCTTTTGGAATGAAAAAAAAGCTAGGAGTAGCACAAGCTGTCATTGGAAATCCGGATTTAATTTTCCTTGATGAACCTACTTCTGGAATGGACCCAGAATCTGCCTTAGAGATGCAAAAATTCATTCGTACATTAGCAAGTCAAAATAAGACTATTTTTATGACATCTCATAATCTAAATGAAGTTGAAAAGCTATGCAACCGTATTGCTATTATGAAAAAAGGTATCATTTCAGGTTTAGGAACCATCGAACAATTGCAACAGCAATTTCAAACAACTATTGAAACAACTATCAAGTTAATACCAAAAAATGATACCTTGTATCGTCATGCACGCGACGAAATCGAAGCTTGGACTACAGTAAAATACTGGGATAATCAACATTTTACCGCTGAGATACGAGATGAATCGGATATTGCTAGAATCGTACATTCCTTCTGTAAGGTTGATACGGATATACTTGATATTCAAACTAATCGTCCTTCCCTAGAAGATATATTTATGAATGATTAA